In a genomic window of Zingiber officinale cultivar Zhangliang chromosome 9B, Zo_v1.1, whole genome shotgun sequence:
- the LOC122024651 gene encoding F-box protein PP2-A15-like isoform X3: MGAGASIVKDLEGELEAGLGDLPESCVAEVLLHLHAPEICGAARLSRTFRAAASADFVWEAKLPENYAYLLELARAERSSCEKGRLCLKEVYFWLCRPNPLDGGNKIFWLEKNRGGICMSISSKGLLITGIDDRRYWNYVSTDESSLACDKLIIERKKVNIPKISKSSSDPVCA; this comes from the exons ATGGGCGCCGGTGCATCCATCGTCAAGGATCTGGAGGGGGAGCTTGAGGCAGGCCTCGGGGACCTGCCGGAGAGCTGCGTGGCGGAGGTGCTGCTCCACCTCCACGCTCCGGAGATCTGCGGCGCTGCGCGGCTGAGTCGGACGTTCCGGGCGGCTGCTTCGGCGGACTTTGTGTGGGAGGCGAAGCTCCCCGAGAACTACGCGTATCTTTTGGAGCTGGCCCGCGCTGAGAGATCGAGCTGCGAAAAGGGTCGCCTTTGCTTGAAGGAGGTGTATTTTTGGTTGTGCCGGCCGAATCCCCTGGACGGGGGCAACAAG ATATTCTGGCTGGAGAAGAACCGGGGTGGGATTTGCATGTCGATTTCGTCAAAAGGACTGCTAATTACAGGGATCGATGATCGAAGGTACTGGAATTATGTCTCGACTGACGAGTCCAG CCTCGCTTGCGATAAATTAATTATTGAACGCAAAAAGGTTAACATTCCCAAAATATCTAAGAGTTCATCTGATCCAGTATGTGCATAG
- the LOC122024651 gene encoding F-box protein PP2-A13-like isoform X2, producing MGAGASIVKDLEGELEAGLGDLPESCVAEVLLHLHAPEICGAARLSRTFRAAASADFVWEAKLPENYAYLLELARAERSSCEKGRLCLKEVYFWLCRPNPLDGGNKIFWLEKNRGGICMSISSKGLLITGIDDRRYWNYVSTDESRFHEVAYLQQTWWFEVDGEVDFRFPAGTYSLFFRLHLGRPAKKFGRRICSSDHVHGWDIKPVQFQLSTLDENSNVSTKLKFSMTQIDCTHTKGGICIDSVLIYPKGFAHEKIFTCYS from the exons ATGGGCGCCGGTGCATCCATCGTCAAGGATCTGGAGGGGGAGCTTGAGGCAGGCCTCGGGGACCTGCCGGAGAGCTGCGTGGCGGAGGTGCTGCTCCACCTCCACGCTCCGGAGATCTGCGGCGCTGCGCGGCTGAGTCGGACGTTCCGGGCGGCTGCTTCGGCGGACTTTGTGTGGGAGGCGAAGCTCCCCGAGAACTACGCGTATCTTTTGGAGCTGGCCCGCGCTGAGAGATCGAGCTGCGAAAAGGGTCGCCTTTGCTTGAAGGAGGTGTATTTTTGGTTGTGCCGGCCGAATCCCCTGGACGGGGGCAACAAG ATATTCTGGCTGGAGAAGAACCGGGGTGGGATTTGCATGTCGATTTCGTCAAAAGGACTGCTAATTACAGGGATCGATGATCGAAGGTACTGGAATTATGTCTCGACTGACGAGTCCAG ATTCCACGAAGTAGCTTATCTTCAACAAACATGGTGGTTTGAGGTTGATGGTGAAGTTGATTTCCGCTTCCCCGCAGGCACTTACAGCCTATTTTTCAGGCTTCATCTTGGCCGACCTGCTAAGAAATTCGGCCGCCGGATCTGCAGCTCCGATCATGTTCATGGGTGGGACATAAAACCAGTGCAGTTTCAGCTATCCACTTTGGACG AAAACTCTAATGTGTCAACCAAGCTCAAATTCTCAATGACACAAATCGATTGCACGCACACAAAAGGTGGGATCTGCATCGACTCTGTGTTGATTTATCCCAAAGGTTTTGCCCACGAAAAGATCTTTACATGCTACTCATGA
- the LOC122024651 gene encoding F-box protein PP2-A15-like isoform X4, translating to MGAGASIVKDLEGELEAGLGDLPESCVAEVLLHLHAPEICGAARLSRTFRAAASADFVWEAKLPENYAYLLELARAERSSCEKGRLCLKEVYFWLCRPNPLDGGNKIFWLEKNRGGICMSISSKGLLITGIDDRRYWNYVSTDESSLSTASLAIN from the exons ATGGGCGCCGGTGCATCCATCGTCAAGGATCTGGAGGGGGAGCTTGAGGCAGGCCTCGGGGACCTGCCGGAGAGCTGCGTGGCGGAGGTGCTGCTCCACCTCCACGCTCCGGAGATCTGCGGCGCTGCGCGGCTGAGTCGGACGTTCCGGGCGGCTGCTTCGGCGGACTTTGTGTGGGAGGCGAAGCTCCCCGAGAACTACGCGTATCTTTTGGAGCTGGCCCGCGCTGAGAGATCGAGCTGCGAAAAGGGTCGCCTTTGCTTGAAGGAGGTGTATTTTTGGTTGTGCCGGCCGAATCCCCTGGACGGGGGCAACAAG ATATTCTGGCTGGAGAAGAACCGGGGTGGGATTTGCATGTCGATTTCGTCAAAAGGACTGCTAATTACAGGGATCGATGATCGAAGGTACTGGAATTATGTCTCGACTGACGAGTCCAG TCTATCTACAGCCTCGCTTGCGATAAATTAA
- the LOC122024651 gene encoding F-box protein PP2-A13-like isoform X1, giving the protein MGAGASIVKDLEGELEAGLGDLPESCVAEVLLHLHAPEICGAARLSRTFRAAASADFVWEAKLPENYAYLLELARAERSSCEKGRLCLKEVYFWLCRPNPLDGGNKIFWLEKNRGGICMSISSKGLLITGIDDRRYWNYVSTDESRFHEVAYLQQTWWFEVDGEVDFRFPAGTYSLFFRLHLGRPAKKFGRRICSSDHVHGWDIKPVQFQLSTLDGQNATSHCYLDEPGRWILYHAGDFVAENSNVSTKLKFSMTQIDCTHTKGGICIDSVLIYPKGFAHEKIFTCYS; this is encoded by the exons ATGGGCGCCGGTGCATCCATCGTCAAGGATCTGGAGGGGGAGCTTGAGGCAGGCCTCGGGGACCTGCCGGAGAGCTGCGTGGCGGAGGTGCTGCTCCACCTCCACGCTCCGGAGATCTGCGGCGCTGCGCGGCTGAGTCGGACGTTCCGGGCGGCTGCTTCGGCGGACTTTGTGTGGGAGGCGAAGCTCCCCGAGAACTACGCGTATCTTTTGGAGCTGGCCCGCGCTGAGAGATCGAGCTGCGAAAAGGGTCGCCTTTGCTTGAAGGAGGTGTATTTTTGGTTGTGCCGGCCGAATCCCCTGGACGGGGGCAACAAG ATATTCTGGCTGGAGAAGAACCGGGGTGGGATTTGCATGTCGATTTCGTCAAAAGGACTGCTAATTACAGGGATCGATGATCGAAGGTACTGGAATTATGTCTCGACTGACGAGTCCAG ATTCCACGAAGTAGCTTATCTTCAACAAACATGGTGGTTTGAGGTTGATGGTGAAGTTGATTTCCGCTTCCCCGCAGGCACTTACAGCCTATTTTTCAGGCTTCATCTTGGCCGACCTGCTAAGAAATTCGGCCGCCGGATCTGCAGCTCCGATCATGTTCATGGGTGGGACATAAAACCAGTGCAGTTTCAGCTATCCACTTTGGACGGTCAGAATGCTACTTCTCATTGTTATTTAGACGAACCCGGGAGATGGATTCTGTACCATGCTGGCGATTTTGTTGCAGAAAACTCTAATGTGTCAACCAAGCTCAAATTCTCAATGACACAAATCGATTGCACGCACACAAAAGGTGGGATCTGCATCGACTCTGTGTTGATTTATCCCAAAGGTTTTGCCCACGAAAAGATCTTTACATGCTACTCATGA